A portion of the Hoplias malabaricus isolate fHopMal1 chromosome 1, fHopMal1.hap1, whole genome shotgun sequence genome contains these proteins:
- the LOC136693185 gene encoding zinc finger protein 420-like: METKLDKKRPHQGSDHGKHVIQNCHLQTHKKIPTGEKPFQCSDCRMSFTHLSTLKTHKRIHTGEKPYQCPECGMRFTHQGTLQAHQRIHTGEKPYYCKDCGKRFNRHSSLRQHRRIHSGEKPYLCLECGKSYSRQHSLQQHQRTHTGQRPYQCSECEKSFNHQSNLRRHRRIHTGEKPYFCSDCGKRFNQPGSLQTHQRIHTGEKPYFCSDCGKSFTQQSNLQLHLCAPTGENPHLCLECGSSFNQLQSLQTHQRIHTGEKAFHCSECGKGFDYQSHLQHHQVIHSGEKPYPCANCERTFGRKSHLKEHQRIHTGEKPYQCSDCGKSFIRGSNLKIHLRIHTGEKPYHCFDCGRSFSQKRGLKRHECAKTEIQNHDV, encoded by the coding sequence ATGGAAACCAAACTGGATAAAAAGAGACCTCACCAGGGTTCAGACCATGGGAAGCACGTCATTCAAAACTGTCATCTCCAAACCCACAAGAAAATTCCTACTGGAGAGAAACCGTTCCAGTGTTCAGACTGTAGGATGAGCTTTACCCACCTGAGTACACTCAAAACCCACAAGAGAATTCAtactggagagaaaccgtatcagtgtccAGAATGTGGGATGCGTTTTACCCACCAAGGTACTCTCCAGGCCCATCAGAGAATTCATACTGGTGAGAAACCTTATTACTGTAAAGACTGTGGCAAGAGATTTAACCGACACAGCAGCCTCCGCCAACATCGCCGAATTCATTCCGGAGAGAAACCCTACCTGTGtttggagtgtgggaagagctaTAGCCGACAGCACAGTCTCCAGCAACATCAGCGAACTCATACCGGACAGAGACCCTATCAGTGTTCGGAGTGTGAGAAGAGCTTTAATCATCAGAGTAACCTCAGAAGACACAGGCGAATTCATACTGGGGAGAAACCGTATTTCTGCTCCGACTGTGGGAAGCGTTTCAATCAACCGGGAAGTCTCCAGACGCACCAGCGAATTCATACCGGAGAGAAACCCTATTTCTGCTCCgactgtgggaagagttttactcaacaaagCAACCTCCAGCTTCACCTCTGCGCTCCCACAGGAGAGAACCCTCACCTTTGCCTTGAGTGTGGGAGCAGCTTCAATCAACTACaaagtctccaaacacaccagagaattcacaccggagagaaggCCTTCCACTGCTCGGAGTGTGGCAAGGGCTTCGACTACCAGAgccacctccagcaccatcaggTCATTCACAGCGGAGAGAAACCGTACCCCTGCGCGAACTGCGAGAGAACTTTCGGCCGAAAGAGTCACCTGAAAGAACACCAGAggattcacactggagaaaagCCCTATCAATGTTCAGattgtgggaagagttttatcCGAGGGAGTAACCTCAAAATACACCTCcgaattcacactggagagaagccCTATCACTGCTTCGATTGTGGGCGGAGCTTCAGTCAAAAGAGAGGTTTAAAGAGACACGAGTGTGCTAAGACTGAGATTCAGAATCATGATGTATGA